One part of the Acinetobacter sp. XS-4 genome encodes these proteins:
- a CDS encoding HlyD family secretion protein gives MNQVDLKKVIRPVILIVALMVAVYTIVHLWNYYNAAPWTRDGRVRGDVIQVSSDVAGLVTEVLVQDNQSVKKGQILFKIDVSRRALDVEQAKSDLAKANAAFAQAQAGLAQAKANLIKSASNIKLAEKNAGRYSNLMDGAISKQEQDQVFATRDQSHAEHEQLQAAIQQAEATVKQQQALIEVATSNVHLAELNMHRAAVIAPADGTLSNFDMRPGNYVQVGQAVAALLDRKQLYVVGYFEETKLNRIHVGDQATVQLMGDNQKIKGHVQGIASGIEDRERSSSSKLLANVNPTFSWVRLAQRVPVKIVLDETPKNELAFVSGRTATVHIVEK, from the coding sequence ATGAATCAGGTGGATTTGAAAAAGGTCATCCGTCCAGTAATTTTGATTGTCGCATTGATGGTTGCTGTCTATACCATTGTGCATTTGTGGAACTACTATAATGCGGCGCCGTGGACACGCGATGGCCGAGTGCGTGGTGACGTTATTCAAGTATCTTCGGATGTCGCTGGCCTTGTTACAGAAGTATTGGTTCAAGATAACCAGAGTGTGAAAAAAGGTCAGATACTCTTTAAAATTGACGTTTCTCGCCGTGCTTTAGACGTTGAGCAGGCAAAATCGGATTTAGCAAAAGCAAATGCAGCCTTTGCTCAAGCGCAGGCGGGTTTGGCACAAGCAAAAGCGAACTTGATTAAATCGGCCAGTAATATCAAATTGGCCGAGAAAAATGCTGGTCGTTATTCGAACTTAATGGATGGAGCTATCTCTAAACAAGAACAAGACCAAGTATTTGCAACACGTGATCAATCCCATGCAGAGCATGAGCAATTGCAAGCAGCAATTCAGCAGGCTGAAGCAACGGTTAAACAACAACAGGCTCTCATTGAGGTTGCAACAAGCAATGTACATTTGGCCGAGCTTAATATGCACCGTGCCGCAGTCATTGCTCCCGCTGATGGTACTTTATCTAACTTTGATATGCGTCCAGGTAACTATGTTCAAGTCGGACAGGCTGTTGCAGCATTGCTTGATCGTAAACAGCTCTATGTAGTGGGTTACTTTGAAGAGACCAAGTTAAATCGTATTCATGTAGGCGATCAGGCTACTGTGCAATTAATGGGTGATAACCAGAAAATTAAAGGTCATGTACAAGGTATTGCATCGGGTATTGAAGATCGGGAGCGTTCAAGCAGCTCTAAGCTTCTTGCTAATGTAAATCCAACTTTTAGTTGGGTTCGTTTAGCACAGCGTGTACCTGTGAAGATTGTGTTAGATGAAACACCGAAGAATGAACTTGCTTTTGTCTCTGGACGAACTGCGACTGTGCATATCGTTGAAAAATAA
- a CDS encoding DUF1656 domain-containing protein: MGEFNVYGIYVPSLLVQALLAYICFRGLSLLTNKWIAQGWIALPSIFNLCFYLLLLLVIHQIFVGVGA, from the coding sequence ATGGGTGAGTTTAACGTTTATGGTATTTACGTGCCTTCTTTGCTCGTTCAAGCCCTCTTGGCATATATATGTTTTCGTGGGTTAAGTCTTTTGACCAACAAGTGGATTGCACAAGGCTGGATTGCATTACCTAGTATTTTCAATTTGTGCTTTTACCTTTTATTGCTTTTGGTCATACACCAAATTTTTGTTGGGGTGGGTGCATAG
- a CDS encoding FUSC family protein, with translation MLLKQILAFRPSKLDLIFALKTFIAGMLALFVSFELDLINPMWSIGTVLIIANPYSGMVSSKCVYRVIGTMGGAVVALTLTPHLINTPWLFTVVLSLWVGFALYVSLLDRTPRSYAFMLAGYSTAMIVFNSITYIDQYNIFDIALARVIEISIGVISSAVVSATILPMHIGSAIKQRVIKTLKDTENLFANLLTADPQQNNTQLLATITRDTTDIHALAVHLSYEKGELHGMTKPLQEMLHQISMVVANLVALSERIKQLQELRFIETHSEKLQQLSAHVVHFLEQKDLIIDENILQLPDEFESDFLSLMESASTHQQVLVAAMKMDVRHFISNVLAVKVLWQRIQQGNKEIPDNITPMTTKYPSLHRDHGVAIRGGISAVLITFIVTGVWIISGWKAGFMMAQMGAVTACILTALDNPVPVLRIFIWGSIASAVLVFVYAFGIFPHVTTFWELGLVLLPMFLFAVSMMANQMLMPVGMVLGINTMMGLNLHNAYSMDAVSYLDGSFAMILGVLVSLVVIDVVRAMSPDTSASRILALHYRAMRQAIYLPYGLDFKVHLRSMLDRIGILNSKVVQSNEIKTSIHQALIESSSIVDLSRLQELANQSPQNSELAHHIGNLQQNLDELFRAKENDVDNTVALVEQIHRALFELKQLASNIEDMTMRQRLLISLNNIAYSMCHVSSDQMNENSTLRGATANG, from the coding sequence ATGTTATTAAAGCAAATACTGGCGTTTCGCCCGAGTAAGCTTGATCTGATCTTTGCCTTAAAAACATTTATTGCCGGAATGCTGGCGTTATTTGTTTCATTTGAATTAGATCTGATTAACCCGATGTGGTCGATTGGTACAGTCCTGATTATTGCCAACCCTTATTCAGGAATGGTGTCTTCTAAGTGTGTCTACCGTGTTATAGGCACGATGGGTGGGGCAGTGGTTGCCTTAACGCTAACGCCACATCTCATTAATACACCTTGGTTGTTTACCGTGGTGTTGTCATTGTGGGTGGGTTTTGCGCTTTATGTGTCTTTACTTGACCGGACTCCACGCAGTTATGCTTTTATGCTGGCAGGTTACTCGACAGCCATGATCGTCTTCAATTCGATTACCTATATTGATCAATACAATATTTTTGATATTGCTTTAGCTCGGGTCATTGAGATTTCGATTGGGGTAATTTCAAGCGCTGTGGTTTCTGCCACTATTCTTCCAATGCACATTGGTTCTGCCATTAAACAGCGCGTCATCAAAACGCTTAAAGATACAGAAAATCTATTTGCTAATTTATTAACGGCGGACCCTCAGCAGAATAATACTCAGCTTTTAGCGACCATTACTCGTGACACCACAGATATTCATGCTTTGGCAGTACATTTGAGTTATGAGAAGGGTGAGCTGCATGGCATGACTAAACCCTTGCAGGAAATGCTGCATCAAATCTCAATGGTAGTTGCTAATCTGGTCGCTTTATCTGAGCGTATTAAACAGCTTCAAGAACTTCGGTTTATCGAAACGCATTCAGAAAAACTACAACAGCTCTCAGCGCATGTTGTACATTTTCTGGAGCAAAAAGATTTAATTATTGATGAAAATATTTTGCAGTTACCAGATGAGTTTGAAAGTGATTTCTTGAGTTTGATGGAATCGGCTTCGACACATCAGCAAGTTTTGGTCGCAGCTATGAAAATGGATGTACGTCATTTCATTAGCAATGTTTTAGCGGTTAAAGTCTTGTGGCAACGAATTCAGCAAGGGAATAAAGAAATCCCTGACAACATTACGCCAATGACCACCAAATATCCAAGTTTACACCGTGACCATGGTGTGGCTATCCGAGGTGGTATTAGTGCAGTCCTTATTACATTTATTGTGACTGGGGTATGGATTATTTCGGGTTGGAAAGCTGGATTTATGATGGCGCAAATGGGCGCAGTAACAGCCTGTATTCTAACAGCCTTAGATAACCCCGTTCCGGTTTTGCGTATTTTTATCTGGGGTAGTATTGCTTCAGCAGTTTTAGTTTTCGTTTATGCATTTGGTATTTTCCCTCATGTCACTACATTCTGGGAACTTGGACTGGTTTTATTACCTATGTTCCTGTTTGCTGTGTCTATGATGGCCAACCAAATGCTTATGCCAGTAGGCATGGTTTTGGGTATTAATACCATGATGGGCCTAAATCTACATAATGCTTATAGCATGGACGCGGTATCTTATCTTGATGGTTCTTTTGCCATGATCTTAGGTGTCTTGGTGTCTTTGGTTGTCATCGACGTTGTTCGTGCGATGTCTCCAGACACCAGTGCCAGCCGTATTCTGGCTTTGCATTATCGTGCAATGAGACAGGCAATCTATTTGCCTTATGGCCTTGATTTTAAAGTTCATCTACGCAGCATGCTGGACCGAATCGGAATTCTTAATAGTAAAGTAGTGCAATCTAATGAGATTAAAACCTCAATTCATCAAGCATTGATTGAGTCGAGTAGTATTGTCGATTTAAGTAGATTACAAGAACTGGCAAATCAGTCTCCTCAGAATTCGGAACTGGCTCATCACATCGGAAATTTGCAACAAAATCTAGATGAACTGTTCAGAGCTAAAGAAAATGATGTAGATAATACGGTGGCTTTGGTTGAGCAAATCCATCGCGCTTTATTTGAATTAAAACAGCTTGCTTCAAATATTGAAGATATGACGATGCGACAAAGATTACTCATTTCACTTAACAATATTGCTTATAGCATGTGTCATGTTTCATCAGATCAAATGAATGAAAACAGCACATTGAGAGGAGCCACAGCAAATGGGTGA
- a CDS encoding IclR family transcriptional regulator C-terminal domain-containing protein, which translates to MAISSFGKILTVLDLFSVSRPIINVDIICEELGLSKPTSYRYLKELVSTDLLKRINGTSGDYTLGSKIAVLDYISRTTDPLVQISTPFMRNIVERTELCCLLTYLNDDYCIDIHHEIFKDTELLSYGRGCPRPIYVGSSPKTMVSHLSKQRMQDYYHRYQQELKQSGFAEDEPSFIQRMRKIKKQGFYFSQGEIDPNVSGLAVPVRFSNKEVPLALTLVASKNRFDFLNVEKLIEILQENAALIEQRFMELSEKGEI; encoded by the coding sequence ATGGCAATTTCAAGTTTTGGCAAAATTTTAACCGTATTGGACCTATTTTCAGTTTCGCGTCCAATAATTAATGTCGATATTATTTGCGAAGAACTTGGCTTGTCTAAACCAACCAGCTACCGTTATCTCAAAGAACTGGTGTCTACCGATCTATTAAAACGCATTAATGGAACCTCTGGCGATTATACCTTAGGCTCAAAAATTGCAGTTCTTGACTATATATCTCGCACAACAGACCCTTTGGTTCAAATCAGTACACCGTTTATGCGGAATATTGTCGAGCGTACTGAACTGTGCTGCTTGCTCACTTATTTAAATGATGACTATTGCATCGACATTCATCATGAAATATTCAAAGACACCGAATTACTTTCGTACGGTCGAGGCTGCCCAAGACCGATTTACGTTGGATCATCTCCAAAAACAATGGTTTCACATTTAAGTAAACAACGGATGCAAGACTACTATCACCGTTATCAGCAAGAATTAAAGCAATCTGGTTTTGCTGAAGATGAACCAAGCTTTATTCAGCGTATGCGAAAAATTAAAAAACAAGGGTTCTATTTTTCACAAGGTGAAATTGATCCGAATGTTTCTGGCCTTGCCGTTCCAGTTCGTTTTTCGAACAAAGAAGTGCCTTTAGCTTTAACTTTAGTCGCCTCTAAAAATCGTTTTGATTTTTTAAATGTTGAAAAGCTCATCGAAATTTTGCAAGAAAATGCAGCACTTATTGAACAACGCTTTATGGAGTTATCTGAAAAAGGTGAAATCTAA
- a CDS encoding alpha-ketoglutarate-dependent dioxygenase AlkB → MTLDLFSPEPCENLLPYDGEVQDYGCILSPEEAEQYFHYLYQHLAWKHDEAKLYGKHFITARKVAWYGDDYYQYKYSGVARDSLPWDQALAKLKQQVEQILSEKFNSCLANLYEDGTQGMAWHSDSDVSLAKTTTIASLSFGATRKFSFRHIQSKEKVELWLQPGQLIVMRGETQQHWQHRLNRSTKILQPRINLTFRQFQFL, encoded by the coding sequence ATGACCTTGGATTTATTTTCTCCAGAGCCTTGTGAGAATTTATTACCCTACGATGGTGAAGTTCAGGACTATGGTTGTATTTTAAGCCCTGAAGAAGCTGAACAGTATTTTCACTATCTTTACCAACATCTCGCGTGGAAGCATGACGAAGCTAAGTTATATGGCAAGCATTTTATAACAGCCCGAAAAGTTGCATGGTATGGAGATGACTATTATCAATATAAATATTCGGGTGTCGCACGTGATTCTTTGCCTTGGGATCAAGCGCTTGCCAAACTAAAACAACAGGTAGAGCAAATACTTTCAGAAAAATTTAATTCTTGCTTGGCAAATCTTTATGAAGATGGAACTCAAGGAATGGCTTGGCATAGTGATTCGGATGTTTCCTTAGCAAAAACTACAACAATTGCATCTTTAAGCTTTGGAGCTACCCGTAAATTTTCTTTTAGGCATATTCAAAGTAAAGAGAAAGTTGAATTGTGGCTACAGCCAGGCCAACTCATCGTGATGCGTGGCGAGACTCAACAACATTGGCAACATCGTTTAAATCGCTCAACAAAGATTTTACAGCCGCGTATTAATCTTACTTTTCGGCAATTTCAGTTTTTATAA
- a CDS encoding methylated-DNA--[protein]-cysteine S-methyltransferase gives MQMLSSRQFAVIANVIEYLYEHLDQQPSLDDVASHMNLSSGYIQRQFQEWVGISPKKFVQYMSLQQAKYYLLQKRSLLETALNTGLSGTGRLHDLFIQLEGMTPGEYKQQGEGVTLNYSVERSPFGELLVVSSEKGICSIRFIETHENIEDLIKQYFPKAQLKNRSPIWHQQVAEWFEHDFSEHLQQKLPLNLAGTPFQLQVWEALLTIPEGQLRTYQDIAEQIGKPKAVRAVATAIGQNPIAYLIPCHRVIRATGMVGEYHWQKGRKLALLAWEMSKQHGETV, from the coding sequence ATGCAAATGCTTTCTTCTCGGCAATTTGCTGTAATTGCCAATGTAATTGAATATTTATATGAACATCTAGACCAGCAACCCAGTCTGGACGATGTTGCGAGCCATATGAATTTAAGTTCAGGTTATATCCAACGTCAGTTTCAGGAATGGGTGGGTATTAGCCCGAAAAAATTTGTCCAATATATGAGTTTGCAGCAGGCTAAATATTATCTGCTACAAAAGCGAAGTTTATTAGAAACTGCTTTAAACACAGGTTTGTCGGGTACTGGTCGTTTACATGATCTGTTTATTCAGCTTGAAGGGATGACACCTGGTGAATATAAACAGCAAGGCGAAGGAGTCACACTTAATTATTCGGTTGAGAGAAGCCCTTTTGGTGAGTTGTTGGTGGTAAGTAGTGAAAAGGGTATATGTTCTATACGATTTATCGAAACTCACGAAAATATTGAAGACTTAATTAAGCAGTATTTTCCAAAAGCTCAATTGAAAAATCGGTCGCCGATTTGGCATCAACAAGTTGCAGAGTGGTTTGAACACGACTTTTCAGAACATTTACAGCAGAAACTTCCTCTTAATTTGGCTGGAACCCCATTCCAACTGCAAGTTTGGGAAGCCTTACTGACCATCCCTGAAGGTCAATTGCGGACTTATCAAGATATTGCAGAGCAAATTGGCAAACCTAAAGCAGTTCGAGCTGTTGCAACAGCAATTGGACAGAATCCGATTGCATATTTGATTCCTTGCCATCGAGTGATTCGCGCAACCGGAATGGTCGGAGAATATCATTGGCAAAAGGGGCGTAAATTGGCATTGTTAGCTTGGGAGATGTCAAAGCAACACGGAGAGACCGTATGA
- the pgsA gene encoding CDP-diacylglycerol--glycerol-3-phosphate 3-phosphatidyltransferase, with protein MTTGRILNIPNILTLARIALIPVFLVIVYWPPAMGIGEQAGNMSRHIILTGIFVLAAITDWFDGYLARTLNQTSAFGRFLDPVADKLMVAAALIVLVQWNPTISMAFAAIVIISREITVSALREWMAELGARTSVAVSTVGKYKTAFQMIAISVFLLNWQPLEMLAYALLYTAVILTLWSMFIYLKAAWPYLKQP; from the coding sequence ATGACCACAGGGCGAATCCTGAATATCCCAAATATCCTAACGTTGGCGCGTATAGCGCTTATCCCTGTATTTTTGGTGATTGTGTATTGGCCGCCTGCAATGGGGATTGGTGAGCAAGCAGGAAATATGAGTCGTCATATTATCTTGACGGGTATTTTTGTGTTGGCTGCTATTACCGATTGGTTTGATGGCTATTTGGCACGAACTTTAAACCAGACTTCAGCATTTGGCCGTTTTTTAGATCCAGTTGCAGATAAGCTCATGGTGGCTGCAGCACTGATTGTTTTAGTGCAGTGGAATCCAACCATTTCAATGGCTTTTGCGGCAATTGTCATTATTTCACGTGAAATTACAGTTTCTGCTTTACGTGAGTGGATGGCAGAACTTGGTGCAAGAACGAGTGTGGCTGTATCGACAGTAGGCAAATATAAAACAGCTTTTCAAATGATTGCTATTAGTGTGTTTTTACTCAATTGGCAGCCTTTAGAAATGTTGGCTTACGCGTTGTTATATACAGCGGTCATTTTGACTTTATGGTCAATGTTTATTTACCTAAAAGCAGCTTGGCCTTATTTAAAGCAACCTTAA
- a CDS encoding thioesterase family protein: MSLLQLFEEIKQKEWIEIPEGWLQGRTVFGGLVAGLLMQKACCNIQDPNKRLLSCSITFVGPVQQGPARLTIEILREGKSVTTLETRLWQDGAVQTILVASFGVPRTSNIEVLQEPMVPVYLPPEDLQPLPFARQMPECYQHFDVCWAEGHHPVTGSRYPDFGGWSRFSPEKHENRQMTLPDLIVLMDIWPPGVLPMFKQVAPASSLTWHITYVHPFRHQLCDWFKYKVVTEYAGEGYSTEYAHLWDQNDHLIAILRQTVTVFT, translated from the coding sequence ATGTCTTTGCTGCAATTGTTTGAAGAAATAAAACAAAAGGAATGGATTGAAATACCCGAAGGGTGGTTGCAAGGACGGACAGTGTTTGGCGGTCTTGTTGCGGGATTACTGATGCAAAAAGCCTGCTGCAATATTCAAGATCCCAACAAAAGATTATTAAGTTGTAGTATCACTTTTGTTGGGCCTGTACAGCAGGGACCAGCTCGATTGACTATTGAAATTTTAAGGGAAGGGAAGTCAGTCACTACACTTGAAACCCGTTTATGGCAAGATGGTGCGGTACAAACCATTTTGGTTGCAAGCTTTGGTGTGCCTCGCACTTCGAATATTGAAGTACTTCAAGAACCGATGGTTCCAGTTTATCTGCCTCCAGAAGATTTACAACCTCTTCCTTTTGCCAGACAAATGCCAGAATGCTATCAACATTTTGATGTATGCTGGGCAGAAGGTCATCATCCTGTTACAGGAAGTCGGTATCCTGACTTTGGAGGATGGTCAAGGTTTTCTCCAGAGAAGCATGAAAATCGTCAAATGACATTGCCAGATTTAATTGTTTTGATGGATATTTGGCCACCTGGTGTATTGCCCATGTTTAAACAAGTTGCTCCCGCAAGTTCTTTAACTTGGCACATTACCTATGTCCATCCGTTTCGACATCAATTGTGTGACTGGTTTAAATATAAAGTGGTGACTGAATATGCCGGTGAAGGTTATTCCACAGAATATGCCCATCTTTGGGACCAAAATGATCATTTAATTGCAATTTTACGGCAAACTGTTACGGTATTTACCTAA
- the uvrC gene encoding excinuclease ABC subunit UvrC, translating into MNQNARPHIEKILAHMTQLPGVYKMLGKEGELLYVGKAKNLKNRVSSYFVKTIEHPKTQALVARIYDIETLVTRSETEALLLEQNLIKQHRPPYNIMLRDDKSYVYIFVSADKPYPRLASGRGKGKHQIGKFFGPYPSAYSARDTLLVLQKLFNVRQCENSYFAQRKRPCLQYQIKRCSAPCVGLISPEDYKEDINNSIRFLQGDTKELNQELIAKMEQAAAELEFEKAVFYRDRLSLLREVQAQQAVFKVKGEADILAIAYQAGVTCVQIMYVRNGRMLGGKSYFPDMLGDDLGQMLSDFMANFYFQVADEVPNELIVNIALPDHKELEEGLAQQFGKKVQIKSNVRETRAEWLELAEMNVQHAIKGQLSNHLELNERFHQLEQVIGRPVDRIECFDISHTMGEAPIASCVVFDQGGARKRDYRQFAIQDITGGDDYAAMRQALTRRYKKAILPDLLLIDGGKGQLHMAMDVMQELGLDAFMVGVSKGEGRKPGLETLHFTDGTKIQLPEDHKALHLIQQVRDEAHRFAITKHRAKRDKRRSTSVLEAIPGLGPKRRRDLLTHFGGIQGVLKASEKELTLVPGFGEMMARTIYKILHE; encoded by the coding sequence GTGAATCAAAACGCTCGTCCCCATATTGAAAAAATTTTAGCCCACATGACCCAACTTCCAGGCGTTTATAAAATGCTAGGGAAAGAGGGCGAATTGTTATATGTCGGTAAAGCGAAAAACCTAAAGAATCGGGTATCGAGTTATTTTGTTAAAACCATTGAGCATCCTAAAACTCAGGCCTTAGTTGCCAGAATTTATGATATTGAAACTTTAGTCACTCGTTCAGAAACTGAAGCATTACTTCTCGAGCAAAATTTAATTAAACAACATCGTCCGCCTTATAACATCATGCTGCGGGACGATAAGTCATATGTCTATATTTTTGTATCGGCAGATAAGCCGTATCCTCGGCTTGCTAGTGGTCGCGGCAAAGGGAAGCATCAAATTGGTAAGTTCTTTGGACCTTATCCAAGTGCCTATAGTGCCCGTGATACTTTACTCGTTCTACAAAAGCTTTTTAATGTACGTCAGTGTGAAAATAGCTATTTTGCACAGCGCAAGCGCCCGTGTTTGCAATATCAGATCAAGCGTTGTTCTGCACCTTGTGTAGGGCTGATTTCACCCGAAGATTATAAAGAAGACATTAATAATAGTATTCGCTTTTTGCAAGGTGATACGAAGGAGCTCAATCAAGAGCTTATTGCCAAAATGGAACAAGCGGCGGCTGAACTTGAATTTGAAAAAGCTGTTTTTTACCGTGACCGATTGTCTTTACTTCGTGAAGTCCAAGCTCAACAAGCTGTTTTTAAAGTCAAGGGTGAAGCAGATATTCTGGCGATTGCTTATCAGGCTGGCGTGACATGCGTGCAGATTATGTATGTACGCAATGGGCGAATGCTAGGTGGAAAAAGTTATTTCCCTGACATGCTAGGTGATGACCTTGGGCAAATGCTCAGTGACTTTATGGCTAACTTTTACTTTCAGGTCGCAGATGAAGTACCCAATGAACTCATTGTGAACATTGCATTGCCTGACCATAAAGAATTAGAAGAAGGGTTGGCACAGCAGTTTGGTAAAAAAGTTCAGATTAAGAGTAATGTTCGAGAAACTCGTGCCGAGTGGCTAGAGCTAGCCGAAATGAATGTCCAACATGCGATTAAGGGACAGTTGAGTAACCATTTAGAACTTAATGAACGTTTCCATCAGTTAGAGCAAGTAATTGGTAGACCCGTCGATCGTATCGAATGTTTTGATATTAGTCACACCATGGGCGAAGCTCCAATTGCGTCGTGCGTGGTGTTTGACCAAGGTGGTGCTCGTAAGCGTGACTATCGACAATTTGCCATTCAAGATATTACTGGTGGCGATGATTATGCTGCCATGCGCCAAGCCTTAACACGACGTTATAAAAAAGCCATATTGCCTGATTTGTTATTGATTGATGGTGGTAAAGGTCAGCTTCATATGGCGATGGATGTCATGCAAGAGCTTGGACTTGACGCTTTTATGGTGGGTGTATCAAAAGGTGAAGGGCGTAAACCGGGTCTTGAAACACTCCATTTTACAGATGGCACGAAAATCCAGTTACCAGAAGACCATAAAGCATTGCACTTGATTCAACAGGTGCGTGATGAAGCCCATCGCTTTGCAATTACTAAACACCGAGCTAAACGTGATAAACGCCGTAGTACATCGGTTTTAGAAGCAATTCCGGGACTGGGACCAAAGCGCCGTCGAGATTTATTAACTCATTTTGGTGGGATTCAAGGTGTTTTAAAAGCATCTGAAAAAGAGCTTACGCTTGTGCCCGGTTTTGGTGAAATGATGGCCAGAACCATTTATAAAATTCTGCATGAGTAA
- a CDS encoding peptidoglycan hydrolase, with amino-acid sequence MAHAHHAVHAHVHHIEERKEESSQDDLKMKVMLRQAASSTEKHKKTDVKSHQSEDQNINLHKFSSKLESISANHSKEKCAKNIRIALQAAGADVSKHPVAASDWGHTLEKNGYKKIKPAFNRPQEGDIYIIERTSGHTYGHIAGYTGNGWFSDFRQKTYAVYKEKDVKYSYYRLDS; translated from the coding sequence ATGGCTCATGCTCATCACGCAGTTCATGCACATGTTCATCATATCGAAGAGAGAAAAGAAGAAAGCTCTCAAGATGATTTAAAAATGAAAGTGATGTTAAGACAAGCAGCTTCGTCGACTGAAAAACATAAAAAAACTGATGTAAAAAGTCATCAATCTGAAGATCAAAATATTAATTTGCATAAGTTCTCAAGTAAGCTTGAAAGTATATCTGCCAACCATAGTAAAGAGAAATGTGCTAAAAATATTCGCATTGCTTTACAAGCAGCAGGCGCCGATGTGTCTAAGCATCCGGTAGCAGCTTCAGACTGGGGGCATACGCTTGAGAAGAATGGTTATAAGAAAATTAAACCTGCTTTTAATCGTCCTCAAGAAGGCGATATTTATATTATTGAGCGAACAAGTGGCCACACATATGGTCATATTGCGGGATATACAGGGAATGGTTGGTTCTCAGATTTTCGCCAAAAAACCTATGCGGTCTATAAAGAAAAAGACGTTAAATATAGCTACTATCGTCTCGATTCTTAA
- a CDS encoding transposase translates to MNTKEFVKELINTISDEYIDTYKQIYLSTLIDSKIKEDPYWFDALTFYQSLSQKDKETLFKIIKQTTIDTTSIILGIIDGPVTLNQIPGDFTLTYTENEKTVILNGDLQDEFLTKIKERDRSQ, encoded by the coding sequence ATGAATACTAAAGAATTTGTTAAAGAACTTATAAATACTATTTCAGACGAATATATCGATACCTATAAACAGATTTACTTATCTACTTTAATCGATAGTAAAATTAAAGAAGATCCCTACTGGTTTGATGCTCTCACTTTTTATCAATCTTTATCTCAAAAAGATAAGGAAACCTTATTTAAAATCATTAAACAGACGACTATTGATACTACAAGTATAATTCTAGGTATTATTGATGGTCCTGTGACTTTAAATCAGATCCCTGGTGACTTTACGCTGACATATACAGAAAATGAGAAGACAGTAATTTTAAATGGAGATCTACAGGATGAATTCCTTACCAAAATAAAAGAAAGAGACAGATCACAATGA
- the lpxO gene encoding lipid A hydroxylase LpxO gives MIKWIILAIFVISALYIQHRGKVRHSFYRQFFDHSTLLAPINFLMYIFSKVPNQPYIDTQHFKDLKVLDENWEMIRDEAKALYDQGGIKASSTYNDLGFNSFFKTGWKRFYLKWYESSHPSAAELCPKTTALLKTLPTIKAAMFTELAPDSRLVRHRDPYAGSLRYHLGLITPNDDRCFIDVDGERYSWRDGQSVVFDETYIHYAENKTDQNRIIFFADVERPMKVKWMERFNHWFGRKVMTAASSPNETGDQTGGLNKAFGYVYQIRIKAKALKAKNRKLYYFLKWLLMLGIFFLIFVRPYIF, from the coding sequence ATGATTAAGTGGATCATATTAGCGATTTTTGTGATATCAGCATTGTATATCCAGCATCGCGGCAAAGTGCGTCACTCGTTTTATCGTCAGTTTTTTGACCATTCAACCTTGCTCGCACCGATTAACTTTTTAATGTACATCTTTTCAAAGGTGCCGAATCAACCTTATATCGACACACAGCATTTTAAAGATTTAAAAGTGTTAGATGAAAATTGGGAAATGATTCGTGATGAAGCGAAGGCATTATATGACCAAGGTGGGATCAAAGCTTCAAGTACATATAACGACTTAGGTTTTAACTCATTCTTTAAAACCGGTTGGAAGCGTTTTTACCTCAAATGGTACGAATCGAGTCATCCGTCTGCTGCTGAGCTTTGTCCGAAAACCACAGCACTTCTTAAAACATTGCCGACAATTAAAGCAGCAATGTTTACCGAGCTTGCACCTGACAGCCGTTTGGTCAGACACCGTGACCCATATGCAGGTTCGCTGCGTTATCACTTGGGTTTAATTACCCCAAATGATGATCGTTGTTTTATTGATGTTGATGGTGAAAGATACTCTTGGCGAGATGGTCAAAGTGTCGTGTTTGATGAAACCTATATTCACTATGCTGAAAATAAGACTGATCAAAACCGTATTATTTTCTTTGCAGACGTTGAACGCCCAATGAAAGTAAAATGGATGGAACGTTTCAATCATTGGTTTGGTCGTAAAGTCATGACAGCGGCAAGTTCACCGAATGAAACAGGTGACCAAACAGGTGGTTTAAATAAAGCTTTTGGTTATGTTTACCAAATTCGCATTAAAGCCAAAGCACTAAAAGCTAAAAACCGTAAGTTGTATTACTTCTTAAAATGGTTGTTAATGCTTGGAATTTTCTTCCTGATTTTTGTTCGACCATATATATTTTAA